Proteins found in one Vallitalea guaymasensis genomic segment:
- the kduD gene encoding 2-dehydro-3-deoxy-D-gluconate 5-dehydrogenase KduD translates to MANKFTLEGKVAIVTGCSTGLGQGMTLGLAEAGADIVGVDYVDAPETQEKVEALGRKYLGIKANLLTTEPIQGIVDQTVEKFGRVDILINNAGIIRREDSINFTEKDWDDVMNINVKTVFFFSQAVAKQFMKQKSGGKIINIASMLSFQGGIRVPSYTASKSGVMGITRLLANEWAKENININAIAPGYMDTNNTAALKADPVRSKAILDRIPANRWGLPSDLAGPVVFLASEAGSYVNGYTLAVDGGWLAR, encoded by the coding sequence ATGGCAAATAAATTTACATTAGAAGGAAAAGTGGCTATAGTTACAGGTTGTAGTACTGGTCTTGGTCAAGGAATGACATTAGGACTTGCAGAAGCAGGAGCAGACATTGTTGGTGTTGATTATGTTGACGCACCTGAAACACAAGAAAAAGTAGAAGCGTTAGGTAGAAAATATTTAGGAATAAAAGCTAACTTACTTACAACAGAGCCTATTCAAGGTATCGTAGATCAGACTGTAGAAAAATTTGGTAGAGTAGATATTCTTATAAATAATGCAGGTATCATTCGTAGAGAAGATTCTATTAACTTTACAGAAAAAGATTGGGATGACGTTATGAACATTAACGTGAAAACAGTATTTTTCTTCAGTCAAGCAGTAGCAAAACAATTCATGAAACAAAAATCAGGCGGAAAAATCATTAATATTGCATCAATGCTTTCATTCCAAGGAGGTATCAGAGTTCCTTCTTATACAGCAAGTAAAAGCGGTGTAATGGGTATTACTAGATTATTAGCTAATGAATGGGCAAAAGAGAATATTAATATTAATGCAATCGCACCAGGTTACATGGATACTAATAATACTGCTGCTTTAAAAGCAGACCCAGTTAGAAGTAAAGCAATACTTGATAGAATACCTGCAAATAGATGGGGATTACCTTCTGATTTAGCTGGTCCAGTTGTATTCTTGGCTTCAGAAGCAGGAAGTTATGTAAATGGTTATACATTAGCTGTTGATGGTGGATGGTTAGCTAGATAA
- the kduI gene encoding 5-dehydro-4-deoxy-D-glucuronate isomerase — MEIRQPSNSRDAKHYTTDRLREEFLIEELFVTGKIKRVYSHIDRIITMGICPGDKAITLDENLDVWKNLGTNSFLERRELGVINIGGKGQITVDGEVYKLNERDGLYVGMGAKEVLFTSDDPKNPAKFYSLSAPAHKTYKNVHIDITNAKQVNLGSDESCNKRTIYQYIHPEVMESCQLSMGLTKMAPGNVWNTMPAHTHERRMEVYVYFDIPEDSVVFHYMGEPTETRHIVMKNEQAVISPSWSIHSGCGTSAYTFIWGMVGENKAFDDMDHLKITDLK; from the coding sequence ATGGAAATAAGACAACCATCAAATTCAAGAGATGCTAAGCATTATACTACAGATAGACTTAGAGAAGAATTCTTAATTGAAGAATTATTCGTTACAGGAAAAATTAAACGTGTTTATAGTCACATAGATAGAATTATAACTATGGGTATCTGCCCAGGGGATAAGGCTATCACTTTAGATGAAAACTTGGACGTATGGAAGAACTTAGGAACTAATTCTTTCTTAGAAAGAAGAGAATTAGGAGTTATAAATATAGGTGGAAAAGGTCAAATCACTGTTGACGGAGAAGTATACAAATTAAATGAGCGTGACGGACTATATGTAGGTATGGGAGCTAAAGAAGTTTTATTTACTAGCGATGACCCAAAAAATCCTGCTAAATTCTATAGCTTAAGTGCACCAGCTCACAAAACATACAAAAATGTACATATCGACATTACTAATGCAAAACAAGTTAACTTAGGTTCAGACGAATCTTGTAACAAGAGAACTATATATCAATACATTCATCCAGAAGTAATGGAAAGCTGTCAATTATCAATGGGTCTTACTAAGATGGCTCCAGGAAACGTATGGAATACAATGCCAGCACATACTCATGAAAGAAGAATGGAAGTATATGTATACTTTGACATTCCAGAAGATTCAGTAGTATTCCATTACATGGGAGAACCAACTGAAACAAGACATATCGTTATGAAGAATGAACAAGCTGTTATTTCACCAAGCTGGTCAATCCATTCAGGTTGTGGAACAAGTGCCTATACTTTCATTTGGGGTATGGTTGGAGAAAATAAAGCTTTTGATGATATGGATCACTTAAAGATTACTGACTTAAAATAA
- a CDS encoding IclR family transcriptional regulator, with the protein MQKSTLQTVDRALTILEILSQEVNGLTAKEIENKIELNKSTIHRLLMTLLNKGFIEKNEQTNRYIIGLKMVELSSIRLNNIELKTEALPYLREMSYKLNQPVQLATYLDGDAVFIEKIEPIHSIRMYSQIGKRIPIYCSSVGKALLLQWSNEKILKLLEDTEFTSFTPTTLLDPEKVIKEIEQARVEGFAIDNEEHEVGIYCIASPIYDYRGEIIAAVSTAGTNKEFLENKDAEIIRVVKNTAEKISKRMGYRAK; encoded by the coding sequence ATGCAAAAAAGTACATTGCAAACAGTAGATAGAGCACTAACTATATTGGAGATATTATCTCAAGAAGTTAATGGCTTGACAGCAAAAGAGATAGAAAATAAGATTGAACTTAATAAAAGTACAATCCACAGATTACTTATGACACTTTTAAACAAAGGTTTTATTGAGAAAAATGAACAAACCAATAGATATATAATTGGTCTTAAGATGGTAGAGCTTAGCAGTATAAGATTAAATAATATTGAACTTAAAACTGAAGCTCTTCCATATCTTAGAGAAATGTCTTATAAACTTAACCAACCTGTTCAACTAGCAACATATCTAGATGGAGATGCAGTTTTCATTGAAAAAATTGAACCAATACACTCTATAAGAATGTACTCACAAATTGGTAAAAGAATACCTATCTATTGTTCATCAGTAGGTAAAGCATTACTGTTACAATGGAGTAATGAAAAAATATTGAAATTATTAGAGGATACTGAATTTACTAGTTTTACTCCTACTACATTATTAGACCCTGAAAAAGTCATTAAAGAGATAGAACAAGCTAGGGTAGAAGGCTTTGCTATAGATAATGAAGAGCATGAAGTAGGGATTTATTGTATTGCTTCACCTATATATGACTATAGAGGAGAAATAATTGCAGCGGTAAGTACTGCAGGAACAAATAAAGAGTTCCTAGAAAATAAAGATGCTGAAATAATTCGTGTAGTTAAAAATACTGCTGAAAAAATTTCTAAACGTATGGGGTATAGAGCTAAATAG
- a CDS encoding serine hydrolase domain-containing protein encodes MENTTILKDLDELIEKDDFSGVVSIKKQGKIIYEKASGYADRGNRIKNNIETKFGIASGTKLFTALAIGKLIDQGKISMETKVCDIIDYNFELYSKDITIRQLLTHTSGMPDYYDEDKIDDFDNFYVDIPWYHLKEPKDYFPIFPKEEMKFLPGKSFAYCNGGFVLLAAIVSEVSKMTYKDFVEQEIFTAVGMTNSGFYAMNRLPENTAIGYVKDDMGWRTNIYNLPIVGGGDGGAFTTIGDLYILWEALLSNKILSKDLVDSYIKPYVKAESEGKDTYYGHGIWVYEEKGKPVEEYIVGCDAGISFKSAIIREKEITYTVISNTGNGAWPILREIINLVYNKGL; translated from the coding sequence ATGGAGAATACAACAATATTAAAGGATCTAGACGAATTAATAGAAAAGGATGATTTTTCAGGTGTGGTTTCAATTAAAAAGCAAGGTAAAATTATCTATGAAAAAGCAAGTGGATATGCAGATCGTGGTAACAGAATAAAAAACAATATAGAAACAAAGTTTGGAATTGCATCAGGTACAAAATTATTCACAGCATTAGCTATAGGAAAATTAATAGATCAAGGTAAGATATCTATGGAAACAAAGGTTTGTGACATAATTGATTATAATTTTGAGCTTTATTCAAAAGATATTACTATTAGACAATTATTAACCCATACATCCGGTATGCCAGATTATTATGATGAAGACAAAATTGATGATTTCGATAATTTTTATGTGGATATACCTTGGTATCATTTAAAAGAGCCAAAAGATTATTTTCCTATTTTTCCTAAAGAAGAGATGAAATTTTTACCAGGAAAATCATTTGCTTACTGTAATGGTGGTTTTGTATTACTAGCAGCAATAGTATCTGAAGTATCAAAAATGACATATAAAGATTTTGTTGAACAGGAAATATTTACAGCTGTTGGGATGACTAACTCAGGATTCTATGCAATGAACAGATTACCTGAAAATACAGCAATTGGTTATGTTAAAGATGATATGGGTTGGCGTACAAATATATATAATCTACCTATAGTTGGTGGTGGTGATGGTGGTGCATTTACTACTATTGGTGATTTATATATACTATGGGAAGCATTATTAAGCAATAAGATTCTATCAAAGGATTTAGTTGATTCATATATTAAACCTTATGTTAAAGCTGAATCAGAAGGTAAAGATACATATTACGGTCATGGAATTTGGGTTTATGAAGAAAAAGGAAAGCCTGTAGAAGAATACATTGTAGGATGTGATGCAGGAATATCTTTCAAATCGGCAATTATTAGAGAAAAAGAAATAACTTATACTGTAATTTCTAATACAGGAAATGGAGCTTGGCCAATATTAAGAGAGATAATAAACTTGGTTTATAACAAAGGGCTTTAA
- a CDS encoding DUF4177 domain-containing protein, with the protein MEGMIIMYDYKFIRIDISKWNNNPKEDYREIIRREARDGWELVQIFAPSLAAAGFSKYFEIILKREM; encoded by the coding sequence ATGGAAGGGATGATAATAATGTATGATTATAAATTTATAAGAATTGACATCTCTAAGTGGAACAATAACCCAAAAGAAGATTACAGAGAAATAATTAGAAGAGAAGCCAGGGATGGGTGGGAGCTTGTACAGATATTTGCCCCATCACTAGCTGCTGCAGGATTTAGCAAGTATTTTGAGATAATATTGAAAAGAGAAATGTAA
- a CDS encoding P-loop NTPase family protein: protein MRTKLILVEGLPSSGKSTIAEITDEILNEIGIERKLYKEGNLDHPADYDGVACFNHKEYNELVAKYNKYSQLIQKDLIQKGNDYFLPYAKLLNDTSYPSELINDITKYDIYELSLDRHIDLILKKWEHFVHSVIHDKFTYIFECCFMQNPITVSMLRDNSPKEKTINYIKRLTKIIEPLNPILLYVNQMYIEKSFKKVLNERPESWLKGFIDYYTKRGFGKENEMNGIEGTIEVLRARKKLELEIFYLLEMDKWIIDNSSYDFNNTKDELMNIITKHYNK, encoded by the coding sequence ATGAGGACAAAATTAATTTTAGTTGAAGGATTGCCAAGTTCGGGTAAATCAACTATAGCAGAGATAACTGATGAGATTCTTAATGAAATTGGTATAGAGCGAAAACTTTATAAAGAAGGAAACTTAGATCATCCTGCTGATTATGACGGAGTAGCTTGTTTTAATCACAAAGAGTATAATGAACTAGTTGCTAAGTACAATAAATATTCTCAATTGATTCAAAAGGATCTAATACAAAAAGGAAATGATTATTTTTTACCATATGCTAAATTATTGAATGACACATCATATCCAAGTGAATTAATTAATGATATAACAAAATATGATATATATGAATTATCACTAGATAGACATATAGATTTGATTTTAAAGAAATGGGAACATTTTGTACATAGTGTTATACATGATAAGTTTACTTATATTTTTGAATGCTGTTTTATGCAAAATCCAATAACAGTCAGCATGTTACGAGATAATAGTCCTAAGGAAAAAACAATAAATTATATTAAAAGATTGACTAAAATCATTGAACCATTGAATCCTATTTTGTTATATGTTAATCAAATGTATATTGAGAAGTCATTCAAAAAAGTATTGAATGAAAGACCTGAATCATGGTTAAAAGGATTCATTGATTATTACACAAAAAGAGGATTTGGCAAAGAAAATGAGATGAATGGCATAGAAGGAACTATAGAAGTATTAAGAGCAAGAAAAAAATTAGAGCTGGAAATATTTTATTTACTAGAAATGGATAAATGGATTATTGATAATTCATCTTATGATTTTAATAATACTAAGGATGAACTAATGAATATAATCACAAAGCATTATAATAAGTAG
- a CDS encoding flavodoxin family protein, which produces MLIYGTERKGCTYNIAQEVIKQIEDANVTEIFLPRDLPEFCISCLRCFSEEKGTCTHSNYTNPIRQKLLSTDLIILTSPVYSYHVTGQMKVFLDHFANMWIVHRPEKNMFHKQGLVIATGSGPVYNHSLKEMKDSLDFWGVAKTYKMGFAVYETRWKCVSVKIKNKITKKAKKVAKKIQKNNGKVKPCFRVRKWFFVSKMMQKYIGSNPPDVEYWREQGWLGRERPWR; this is translated from the coding sequence ATGTTAATATATGGGACTGAGAGAAAAGGCTGTACATATAATATCGCCCAGGAAGTAATAAAACAGATAGAAGACGCAAATGTAACTGAGATTTTTCTTCCTAGAGATTTGCCAGAGTTTTGTATATCTTGTTTAAGATGTTTCAGTGAAGAAAAAGGTACATGCACACATAGCAATTATACTAATCCAATTCGTCAAAAATTATTATCAACAGATTTAATCATTTTGACTTCGCCAGTGTACTCATATCATGTAACAGGCCAAATGAAAGTTTTTCTGGATCATTTTGCTAATATGTGGATTGTCCATCGTCCCGAAAAGAATATGTTTCATAAACAAGGTTTAGTTATAGCCACTGGAAGTGGACCTGTTTATAATCACAGTTTGAAAGAAATGAAAGATAGTCTGGATTTTTGGGGAGTTGCTAAAACCTATAAAATGGGCTTTGCTGTTTATGAAACAAGGTGGAAGTGCGTATCGGTAAAAATAAAAAATAAAATTACTAAGAAAGCAAAAAAGGTAGCTAAAAAAATTCAAAAAAATAATGGTAAAGTTAAGCCTTGCTTCAGAGTACGTAAATGGTTTTTCGTTAGTAAAATGATGCAAAAGTACATAGGTTCTAATCCGCCAGATGTTGAATATTGGAGAGAACAAGGATGGTTAGGTAGAGAGCGACCATGGAGGTAA
- a CDS encoding MBL fold metallo-hydrolase, with the protein MIKKLTDRIYYMPHKEDTDRPSLGVICGNKYSLVVDSGNSPKHAKEFLTELDALDIPPLKYLAITHYHWDHIFGIKEMGLVTIANHNTIEKLEEIKKLKWDDVSLVEHVNEGRFSDFTIECIKKEITDRYNFEIGELDITYENSIKIDLGGLTCIIKSIGGDHTNDASMIYIPEEKVLFLGDCIYGGMYKGVYGYTKEKLFPMIDEILDCDADHYIVSHENIFDKEGITDLLKQLKTAGEIVGEDLSNEEAIKRFSDKYNRVPSEDESFYMKCFADVNGVMLKQ; encoded by the coding sequence ATGATTAAGAAATTAACAGATAGAATTTATTATATGCCACATAAAGAGGACACAGATAGACCTTCTCTAGGAGTTATCTGTGGGAATAAGTATAGTTTGGTAGTTGACTCAGGTAACTCTCCAAAACATGCAAAAGAATTTTTAACTGAGCTAGATGCACTAGATATTCCACCATTGAAGTATTTAGCTATTACACATTATCATTGGGATCATATATTTGGAATAAAAGAGATGGGATTAGTGACTATAGCTAATCATAATACAATTGAGAAATTAGAAGAAATAAAAAAATTGAAGTGGGACGATGTATCTTTAGTAGAACATGTTAATGAAGGTAGATTTTCTGATTTTACAATTGAGTGCATTAAAAAAGAAATTACTGATAGATATAATTTTGAAATAGGTGAGTTAGATATTACATATGAGAATAGTATTAAAATAGATCTAGGAGGATTAACATGTATAATCAAATCAATCGGGGGTGACCACACTAACGATGCATCTATGATATATATTCCTGAAGAAAAAGTTTTGTTTTTGGGAGATTGTATTTATGGTGGCATGTACAAAGGTGTATATGGTTATACAAAAGAAAAACTATTTCCAATGATAGATGAAATTCTTGATTGTGATGCAGATCATTATATTGTATCTCATGAGAATATATTTGATAAAGAGGGTATAACAGATTTATTAAAGCAACTAAAAACAGCAGGAGAAATAGTAGGAGAAGATTTATCTAACGAAGAAGCAATAAAAAGATTTTCAGATAAATATAATAGAGTACCTTCTGAAGACGAAAGCTTTTATATGAAATGTTTTGCAGATGTAAATGGAGTGATGTTGAAACAATAG
- a CDS encoding nitroreductase family protein produces the protein MELREVMRKRRSARKFQDIEIRDSIINDILESARLAPETDTCNYYIGVITDDKVKNEIANATLFAEWVAEAPVIFVCCCDISWDIGEQKDDDYGVIGNKLRYSKEIVDFLREHNNRKACKTLVQSTPVYIAAQHMILTAVSHDLRGCLVDFIDIEKINKILGLPEHITCQLLVPIGYPDEKTTPKSKESREDMFFYNKWK, from the coding sequence ATGGAATTAAGAGAGGTTATGAGAAAAAGAAGGTCGGCTAGAAAGTTTCAAGATATTGAAATAAGGGATAGTATTATTAACGACATTTTAGAAAGTGCAAGACTTGCACCTGAGACAGATACTTGTAATTATTATATTGGAGTAATTACAGATGACAAAGTAAAGAATGAAATTGCAAATGCAACGTTATTCGCTGAGTGGGTTGCAGAAGCACCGGTTATCTTTGTTTGCTGTTGTGATATTAGTTGGGATATTGGTGAACAAAAAGATGACGATTATGGTGTTATTGGGAATAAACTTAGATATAGTAAAGAGATAGTTGATTTTTTAAGAGAACATAATAATCGTAAAGCCTGTAAAACCTTAGTACAGAGTACACCAGTTTACATAGCTGCTCAGCATATGATTCTTACTGCTGTTTCCCATGACTTACGTGGGTGTCTAGTAGATTTTATTGATATAGAGAAGATTAATAAAATATTAGGATTACCAGAGCATATAACATGTCAACTTTTAGTACCTATTGGATATCCAGATGAAAAGACAACGCCTAAAAGTAAAGAAAGTAGAGAGGATATGTTTTTTTATAATAAGTGGAAATGA